The Candidatus Defluviibacterium haderslevense DNA window TGGTTCGATTACCATGTATTTATATAAAGAGCAATATAGAAATCATAAAAATTTATTAGAAGTAGGAACGACATTGATGGTAGAAGGTACATACGAATTAGATACCTGGAGGCAATCTGATGAATGGAAGTATAGAGTACAGACCATTATGCTATTGTCATCCACATTAGAATATATTACCAAGAAAATGTCTTTATACTTAAACATTGCCCATTTATCCGACGAGACTATTCGACGAATAGATCAAACCTGTAAGAAGAATAAGGGGCATCAGATTTTGAAATTTGTTGTGTTGGATACAGAGCAGGAAATTAGTCTAACGTTCGTAGGATTGAAGAAAAAAGTCAATGTGTGCAATGAATTATTAGCAGACCTTGAAGACATTGGATTGCATTATAAATTGAATTAAAAAACAAACTGTATATACAGTAACATTTAACTGATTATAAAATCAAAAATGCAAATCTATTCTAAGTGATTAGTCATGAATCTACTTGAAAAGAAATTAACAGATTTTTTACGCCACAGTAATCGTCTGATCTAAATATACATCTTGTATGGTATTAAGGATTTCAATACCTTGAGCAAATGGTTTTTGGAAGGCTTTGCGACCAGAAATTAATCCCATTCCTCCTGCTCTTTTATTGATTACTGCTGTGGTTACAGCTTCTTGAAGATCAGTAGCTCCTTTCGACTCTCCACCTGAATTGATCAAACCCGATCTTCCCATATAGCAGTTGATCACTTGATATCGACACAGGTCTATTGGATGATCAGAAGATAATTCTGAATACATTTTAGGGTTTAATTTTCCATACGAAGAGCCACCCATATTTAAGGCTTCATAACCCCGATTAATAGTGGGGAGTTTTTGTTTGATGATATCGGCTTGAATGGTTACTCCAAGGTGATTGGCCTGACCGGTCAAGTCAGCTGAAGTATGATAATCTACACCATCTTTTTTAAATGCTGAATTGCGAATGTAACACCAAAGGACTGTGGTCATTCCTAATTCATGGGCGTAATCAAAAGCTTTGGCTATTTCTACAATTTGCCTACCGCTTTCTTCTGATCCGAAATAAATGGTAGCCCCAACTCCTACTGCTCCCATGTCCCATGCATTTTTAATGGTACCAAAAAGTATTTGGTCCGCCTTATTTGGATAGGTTAATAATTCATTATGATTGACTTTGACGATAAAAGGAATATGATGCGCGTATTTTCGTGCTACTGAGGCAAGCACACCATATGTCGAAGCAACGGCATTACATCCCCCTTCGATAGATAATTTTACTATATTTTCAGGATCAAAATACATAGGATTTGGCGCAAAAGAAGCACCTGCGCTATGCTCAATTCCCTGATCAACTGGAAGTATAGAAACATATCCCGTACCAGCTAATCTCCCGTGATTGATAATGGATTGTATACTTCCGAGTGTTCGAATACTTCTATTGGATGGAATCCAGATTTTATCTACGGAATCCTTTGCCGGTAAATGCAAGTGTGATTTATCGATTGTTTTACACTGGTGATCCAAAAGAAATGATGCCTGATCCCCTAGTAAATTATGTATTTGTTGATTTGCCATTTTTTTTTTAATTATAATAATTATAATTCAGAAAAGCCTGAAGTAGGTAAGATAGTTTCAAAGTATTAACGAAAATTTTATTTTTTTCTTTCAATAACTACAACACCATCTGCCATAAATTTCATTTCTTCTTCTGGTTGGGTAATTGCTTCAATTTCAGCACTGGATTTGCCTTCATCTTCTGCATAATGTTTTAATTCATCAACAGAAGTTACTTGTTTGAAGGCTTTTCCCCGAACGATAACTCGACTTGATGATAAGTCTTTAGGTACAAAAAAGCCATAATCAGCAAATTTAACAAAGAGACCTGTTGAATCAGAGGGTGATTGACTAAGCATCATCCAGCATCCTTTCGCCTGGCAAACTCCGGTAACATAGCCATTAACTGCACACATAATTGAGTCATTGGTTTTTAAGGAGGCCAATACATCATTAACACTTAAAGCACCGGATACATCAATAGAATCTCCAAAAACTTCCGGAGTATAAGTAGTATTAGTTAATTCATTGGAAGAAGCAATTTCTTTGTTATTTTGTTTGCAGCTTATGGTCAATAATAGAAGGAAGGCTAATAAATTGGTTTTCATGAATAATTGTTTTGTTTTAGCAAAGATATAGCTACTCAAACATATAATAAAATGATCTTTAGTGTTGTTTAATAGATATCGTTTTCGGAACAAAATCCAATCCATCATCGAATTAGAACATGACTGGATTTTCTGATTAATTGGTATTCATTTTTAGGAAAAAAAATATCCAAGGATAAAGATACTTTTACCATCTTTTTACAAAAAAACTTAAATATGCACAAACTGCTTAGTTTAATATTTATAGTATTGATAATGAGTGAATTATCAGGTCAAAATTGTGTCCGGGGCAATTGCGTTAATGGATTCGGAACCATTACATTTAGCAATAATGCCCGCTATACAGGTGAATTTAGAGGTGGTAAAATGGAAGGTCGTGGCCTTTTTTATTATTCTAACGGAAACAAATATATTGGGCAATGGAAAGGCGGATTAAGACATGGGGAAGGCAAACTTGTTAAAAAAGATGGAAATATCTACACAGGTAATTTTATCAATGATAAAATTCAAGGACAAGGAACTATGAACTATAGTTCCGGTGACCGGTATGTTGGGCAATGGAATAAGGAACAAGTGAATGGTAAAGGAAACTACTATTTTAAAAATGGAGATCGGTATGAAGGAAACTTTCTGAACGGTCAATTTGAGGGAGAAGGTAGTTTTTTCTATTCTGATGGTTCAAACTACAAAGGTTCATGGAAGGCTTCTCAACGTTCGGGGTATGGAGAATACAATGATGGCAAGGGTAAGACTTATTCAGGCCAATGGCTAGCAGACAAGGCAGTTAAAGTTATCGTTGACGATTTAGCTGATTTGGAAGAGGAGGAAGTAAAGGATACTGTTGTAACCAAACCAGTTGTTAAAGAAGAAGGAAAGGTAAATGTTGTCCAGGTCTGCGATGAAAAATTACCTAATTGCAATACCAGTTTTTGTAGATCAGGTCGCGGTATTCTAGATTATGCTGACGGCTCAAAATATGTTGGAGAATTTGTTAATGGCGATCCAAAAGGAAAAGGAATTTGTTATTATGCAAATGGTGATCGTTACGAAGGATATTGGGACAACCACGCTCCTCATGGCGAGGGAACCATGTTTTTTAAATCCGGATTGGTATATGGTGCTATGTGGAATCATGGTCAATCCACAAAACAATTATTAAGTAAACAGGAATTTGTCTTTAATGATAAAATCCAGGTTGATAAAAATAAAGAAGTTAAGATTTGGAGTGTCATCGTAGGTATTTCAAAATACGAGCATATGCCTTCCTTAAAATATGCGGATGATGATGCCTATAGAATCTATGCTTTTCTAAAAAGCCCTGAAGGTGGTGCATTACCGGACAATCAAATTAAAATATTGGTCGATGAGGATGCTACACGAAACAATATTCTAAAAGCGATGAATGATTTGTTTATGCGGGCTGATGAGAATGATGTGGTTATGTTATACTACAGCGGTCATGGATTGGAAGGTACTTTTATTCCGATAGATTATGACGGATTTGATCATGCTTTACAACATGATGAAGTAAAAGAAATGTTTAATAAAAGTAAGGCCAAACACAAGGTTTGTTATGCAGATGCATGTCATTCTGGTAGTTTGTTAGCTGCAAAAAGCCCATTTTCTTCCTCATTGATGTATTTCTATGAAGATCTGGACAAAGCTAGTGGTGGCACTGCATTTATGATGTCATCAAAAAGCAAGGAATACAGCTTGGAAGATGGTGGTTTGAGGCAAGGTATTTTTTCTCATTTTTTAATTAGAGGTTTAAAAGGTGAAGCTGATAAAGATCATAATTTGACCATTACCATATCGGAATTATTTAATTATGTTTATTCAAACGTCAGAGATTATACAGGACAGGCGCAAACACCTTTAATTGCAGGTGATTATAATGAGCAAATGCCAGTTGGCTTTTGCAGAGTTGAAAAATAATATCAAAAAAGGGTAGTATAATCGGGTATTTTAGAATTTTTATACCTGAAAAGTAAATTTGGATCGGGATTTGAGAGGTTAAAATTAAGATGAAGGCAATCATTCCTGTTGCAGGTGCTGGGACAAAGCTTAGACCATTTACTTTTACCCAACCTAAACCATTGATTCCAGTGGCTGGCAAGCCTATTATTGCATTTATATTGGATCAAATGATTCAATCCGGTGTAACAGAATTTATTTTTGTAATAGGTTATCTTGGAGATAAAATCAAAATCTATTTAGACGAACACTATCCTCATATTCACAAGGAGTATGTAGTACAGGGAGAAAGAATGGGATTAGGACATGCTATCTATACCTGTCAATTTTTAATTCAAGACTCTGAGGAAGTATTAATTCAATTAGGAGATACGATCCTTGACCTTGATTTCAAAGTGTTTATGAATTCCAGGAAGAATACTCTGGCAGTTCGGAAAGTCAGTGATCCAAGAGCGTTCGGGGTTGTAGAATTGGATGATCAAGGATTGGTTAAAAGATTGGTTGAAAAACCACAAATTCCAAAATCTAATTTAGCTATAGTAGGCTTATATAAGATCTGTGATTTTAGTCAATTGATCAAAGCATTACAGTACAATATTGACCATAATTTTAAAACCAGAGGAGAATTTCACTTAACGGATGGGT harbors:
- a CDS encoding class I fructose-bisphosphate aldolase translates to MANQQIHNLLGDQASFLLDHQCKTIDKSHLHLPAKDSVDKIWIPSNRSIRTLGSIQSIINHGRLAGTGYVSILPVDQGIEHSAGASFAPNPMYFDPENIVKLSIEGGCNAVASTYGVLASVARKYAHHIPFIVKVNHNELLTYPNKADQILFGTIKNAWDMGAVGVGATIYFGSEESGRQIVEIAKAFDYAHELGMTTVLWCYIRNSAFKKDGVDYHTSADLTGQANHLGVTIQADIIKQKLPTINRGYEALNMGGSSYGKLNPKMYSELSSDHPIDLCRYQVINCYMGRSGLINSGGESKGATDLQEAVTTAVINKRAGGMGLISGRKAFQKPFAQGIEILNTIQDVYLDQTITVA
- a CDS encoding DUF4920 domain-containing protein; this translates as MKTNLLAFLLLLTISCKQNNKEIASSNELTNTTYTPEVFGDSIDVSGALSVNDVLASLKTNDSIMCAVNGYVTGVCQAKGCWMMLSQSPSDSTGLFVKFADYGFFVPKDLSSSRVIVRGKAFKQVTSVDELKHYAEDEGKSSAEIEAITQPEEEMKFMADGVVVIERKK
- a CDS encoding caspase family protein produces the protein MHKLLSLIFIVLIMSELSGQNCVRGNCVNGFGTITFSNNARYTGEFRGGKMEGRGLFYYSNGNKYIGQWKGGLRHGEGKLVKKDGNIYTGNFINDKIQGQGTMNYSSGDRYVGQWNKEQVNGKGNYYFKNGDRYEGNFLNGQFEGEGSFFYSDGSNYKGSWKASQRSGYGEYNDGKGKTYSGQWLADKAVKVIVDDLADLEEEEVKDTVVTKPVVKEEGKVNVVQVCDEKLPNCNTSFCRSGRGILDYADGSKYVGEFVNGDPKGKGICYYANGDRYEGYWDNHAPHGEGTMFFKSGLVYGAMWNHGQSTKQLLSKQEFVFNDKIQVDKNKEVKIWSVIVGISKYEHMPSLKYADDDAYRIYAFLKSPEGGALPDNQIKILVDEDATRNNILKAMNDLFMRADENDVVMLYYSGHGLEGTFIPIDYDGFDHALQHDEVKEMFNKSKAKHKVCYADACHSGSLLAAKSPFSSSLMYFYEDLDKASGGTAFMMSSKSKEYSLEDGGLRQGIFSHFLIRGLKGEADKDHNLTITISELFNYVYSNVRDYTGQAQTPLIAGDYNEQMPVGFCRVEK
- a CDS encoding NTP transferase domain-containing protein, with protein sequence MKAIIPVAGAGTKLRPFTFTQPKPLIPVAGKPIIAFILDQMIQSGVTEFIFVIGYLGDKIKIYLDEHYPHIHKEYVVQGERMGLGHAIYTCQFLIQDSEEVLIQLGDTILDLDFKVFMNSRKNTLAVRKVSDPRAFGVVELDDQGLVKRLVEKPQIPKSNLAIVGLYKICDFSQLIKALQYNIDHNFKTRGEFHLTDGLMRMLEWGNHFEVMEVKNWFDCGKKDILLETNATMLERQTQNPVHHNAEHSIIIEPCHIGKNCQIKHSIIGPYVTLGDDTQIDNAIIKNAIIGNFTILDNVVIQNSIIGNDAIIKGRYQSFNIGDNTEIDMV